The following coding sequences lie in one Vespa velutina chromosome 24, iVesVel2.1, whole genome shotgun sequence genomic window:
- the LOC124956948 gene encoding mitochondrial Rho GTPase isoform X3, with amino-acid sequence MVQRVVTPKRSVRILLIGERGVGKTSLILSLVSEEYAEDVPSKAEEITIPADVTPEQVPTHIVDYSAAEQTDDQLAEEIQKAHVICVVYSVEDEDTLDKAATYWLPLIRRCSTSTRCPVVLVGNKIDLVDYSTIEAVYPIMKEFSEIESCIECSAKTLQNVSETFYYAQKAVLHPTTPLYNYDIQELTEECKTALQRIFKICDLDNDGLLNDIELNAFQQWCFNTPLQPQVLEDVKAVLSKNIHDGICNGCVTMKGFMYLQCLFIQRGRNETTWAVLRKFGYDNELQMSKDYVHPPLKVPSGCTTELSHKGQEFLTLLFMQHDRDRDGALSPPEVDSLFSRCLNPPWGDEYKHTVPTNEKGWITFQGYMCQWALLTITNVKKTLEYMAYLGYNMYNNECQTSAVLVTREKKLDLAKKQSSRNVYTCHVIGQKNSGKTTLCRSFVDPKLEKLTDAIIPLTAHVTVNTVHVYGQEKTIILKDINILNVQDALTPTQIQCDAAALVYDTANPKSFEYIARIYIKYFADSKIPVLIIANKSDLAEVKQEYLLQPTSFCSKYKLMPPQPYSVSRAVRREIFVKLATMAAFPRFQPAWVLFYRHRHLNQFGLIQQDSVVWWKAGLGIAAATVAGFMVMRVLNTEKR; translated from the exons ATGGTGCAACGTGTGGTGACACCGAAACGTAGCGTTAGAATTTTGTTAATTGGTGAACGCGGCGTTGGTAAAACATCATTGATATTATCCCTTGTGAGCGAAGAATATGCTGAGGATGTACCTAGCAAAGCCGAGGAGATCACTATACCTGCCGATGTAACTCCTGAACAAGTACCGACTCACATCGTCGATTATTCTG CTGCCGAACAAACGGATGATCAATTGGCAGAGGAAATACAAAAAGCTCATGTAATATGTGTAGTTTATTCCGTTGAGGATGAAGATACTCTTGATAAAGCAGCTACGTATTGGTTACCTCTTATCAGACGATGTTCCACCAGTACCAGATGTCCAGTTGTCCTTGTTGGAAACAAAATTGATTTGGTTGATTATTCTACTATTGAG GCCGTTTATCctataatgaaagaattttcaGAAATTGAAAGTTGTATAGAG TGTTCAGCTAAAACATTACAAAATGTATCCGAGACATTTTATTATGCACAAAAGGCTGTCCTGCATCCAACTACTCctctttataattatgatatccAAGAG cTTACGGAAGAATGTAAAACCGCTcttcaaagaatttttaag ATATGTGATTTAGACAATGATGGCCTGTTAAATGATATAGAGTTAAATGCATTTCAACAGTGGTGTTTTAATACACCGTTACAGCCACAAGTACTTGAAGATGTAAAAGCTGTATTGTCAAAAAATATTCACGATGGAATTTGTAATGGTTGTGTAACTATGAAAG GTTTCATGTATCTCCAATGCTTATTTATTCAACGTGGAAGAAATGAAACAACATGGGCTGTATTACGAAAATTTGGCTACGATAATGAATTACAAATGTCTAAGGATTATGTACATCCACC ATTGAAAGTTCCTTCTGGGTGTACAACTGAATTATCGCACAAGGGACaagaatttttaacattattatttatgcaaCATGATCGTGATCGTGATGGGGCTTTATCTCCACCAGAAGtagattcattattttcacgCTGTTTGAATCCACCATGGGGAGATGAATATAAGCACACAGTGCCAACTAATGAAAAAGGCTGGATTACATTTCAAGGCTACATGTGTCAATGGGCATTATTGACAATtacaaatgttaaaaaaacatTAGAATATATGGCATACCTtggatataatatgtataataacgaATGTCAAACAAGCGCTGTTTTAGTTACTCGTgagaaaaaattagatttagCAAAGAAACAGTCCAGTCGAAATGTTTACACGTGTCATGTAATTGGTCAAAAAAATAGTGGTAAAACGACTCTTTGCAGAAGTTTTGTGGATCCTAAATTGGAg aaattaacaGATGCAATAATACCTTTAACTGCTCATGTTACTGTCAACACGGTTCATGTATATGGTCAAGAaaagacaataatattaaaggatataaatatattaaatgtccAGGATGCTTTAACACCTACACAAATACAATGTGATGCTGCAGCTCTTGTTTACGATACAGCCAATCCTAAATCATTTGAATATATTGCACGAATTTATATt aaatacttCGCAGATAGTAAAATACCAGTTTTAATAATAGCTAACAAAAGTGATCTTGCTGAAGTAAAGCAAGAATATTTACTTCAACCAACAAGTTTTTGCAGTAAGTACAAGTTGATGCCACCACAACCTTATAGTGTGTCTAGGGCTGTGCGACGTGAAATATTTGTCAAATTAGCAACAATGGCAGCATTTCC CCGCTTTCAACCAGCGTgggtattattttatagacaCAG acatttaaatcaatttggCCTGATACAACAGGATTCTGTAGTTTGGTGGAAAGCCGGTTTGGGAATCGCAGCAGCCACAGTTGCTGGCTTCATGGTGATGCGTGTCCtaaatacagaaaaaagatAG
- the LOC124956948 gene encoding mitochondrial Rho GTPase isoform X4, with protein MVQRVVTPKRSVRILLIGERGVGKTSLILSLVSEEYAEDVPSKAEEITIPADVTPEQVPTHIVDYSAAEQTDDQLAEEIQKAHVICVVYSVEDEDTLDKAATYWLPLIRRCSTSTRCPVVLVGNKIDLVDYSTIEAVYPIMKEFSEIESCIECSAKTLQNVSETFYYAQKAVLHPTTPLYNYDIQELTEECKTALQRIFKICDLDNDGLLNDIELNAFQQWCFNTPLQPQVLEDVKAVLSKNIHDGICNGCVTMKGFMYLQCLFIQRGRNETTWAVLRKFGYDNELQMSKDYVHPPLKVPSGCTTELSHKGQEFLTLLFMQHDRDRDGALSPPEVDSLFSRCLNPPWGDEYKHTVPTNEKGWITFQGYMCQWALLTITNVKKTLEYMAYLGYNMYNNECQTSAVLVTREKKLDLAKKQSSRNVYTCHVIGQKNSGKTTLCRSFVDPKLEKLTDAIIPLTAHVTVNTVHVYGQEKTIILKDINILNVQDALTPTQIQCDAAALVYDTANPKSFEYIARIYIKYFADSKIPVLIIANKSDLAEVKQEYLLQPTSFCSKYKLMPPQPYSVSRAVRREIFVKLATMAAFPHLNQFGLIQQDSVVWWKAGLGIAAATVAGFMVMRVLNTEKR; from the exons ATGGTGCAACGTGTGGTGACACCGAAACGTAGCGTTAGAATTTTGTTAATTGGTGAACGCGGCGTTGGTAAAACATCATTGATATTATCCCTTGTGAGCGAAGAATATGCTGAGGATGTACCTAGCAAAGCCGAGGAGATCACTATACCTGCCGATGTAACTCCTGAACAAGTACCGACTCACATCGTCGATTATTCTG CTGCCGAACAAACGGATGATCAATTGGCAGAGGAAATACAAAAAGCTCATGTAATATGTGTAGTTTATTCCGTTGAGGATGAAGATACTCTTGATAAAGCAGCTACGTATTGGTTACCTCTTATCAGACGATGTTCCACCAGTACCAGATGTCCAGTTGTCCTTGTTGGAAACAAAATTGATTTGGTTGATTATTCTACTATTGAG GCCGTTTATCctataatgaaagaattttcaGAAATTGAAAGTTGTATAGAG TGTTCAGCTAAAACATTACAAAATGTATCCGAGACATTTTATTATGCACAAAAGGCTGTCCTGCATCCAACTACTCctctttataattatgatatccAAGAG cTTACGGAAGAATGTAAAACCGCTcttcaaagaatttttaag ATATGTGATTTAGACAATGATGGCCTGTTAAATGATATAGAGTTAAATGCATTTCAACAGTGGTGTTTTAATACACCGTTACAGCCACAAGTACTTGAAGATGTAAAAGCTGTATTGTCAAAAAATATTCACGATGGAATTTGTAATGGTTGTGTAACTATGAAAG GTTTCATGTATCTCCAATGCTTATTTATTCAACGTGGAAGAAATGAAACAACATGGGCTGTATTACGAAAATTTGGCTACGATAATGAATTACAAATGTCTAAGGATTATGTACATCCACC ATTGAAAGTTCCTTCTGGGTGTACAACTGAATTATCGCACAAGGGACaagaatttttaacattattatttatgcaaCATGATCGTGATCGTGATGGGGCTTTATCTCCACCAGAAGtagattcattattttcacgCTGTTTGAATCCACCATGGGGAGATGAATATAAGCACACAGTGCCAACTAATGAAAAAGGCTGGATTACATTTCAAGGCTACATGTGTCAATGGGCATTATTGACAATtacaaatgttaaaaaaacatTAGAATATATGGCATACCTtggatataatatgtataataacgaATGTCAAACAAGCGCTGTTTTAGTTACTCGTgagaaaaaattagatttagCAAAGAAACAGTCCAGTCGAAATGTTTACACGTGTCATGTAATTGGTCAAAAAAATAGTGGTAAAACGACTCTTTGCAGAAGTTTTGTGGATCCTAAATTGGAg aaattaacaGATGCAATAATACCTTTAACTGCTCATGTTACTGTCAACACGGTTCATGTATATGGTCAAGAaaagacaataatattaaaggatataaatatattaaatgtccAGGATGCTTTAACACCTACACAAATACAATGTGATGCTGCAGCTCTTGTTTACGATACAGCCAATCCTAAATCATTTGAATATATTGCACGAATTTATATt aaatacttCGCAGATAGTAAAATACCAGTTTTAATAATAGCTAACAAAAGTGATCTTGCTGAAGTAAAGCAAGAATATTTACTTCAACCAACAAGTTTTTGCAGTAAGTACAAGTTGATGCCACCACAACCTTATAGTGTGTCTAGGGCTGTGCGACGTGAAATATTTGTCAAATTAGCAACAATGGCAGCATTTCC acatttaaatcaatttggCCTGATACAACAGGATTCTGTAGTTTGGTGGAAAGCCGGTTTGGGAATCGCAGCAGCCACAGTTGCTGGCTTCATGGTGATGCGTGTCCtaaatacagaaaaaagatAG
- the LOC124956948 gene encoding mitochondrial Rho GTPase isoform X2: MVQRVVTPKRSVRILLIGERGVGKTSLILSLVSEEYAEDVPSKAEEITIPADVTPEQVPTHIVDYSAAEQTDDQLAEEIQKAHVICVVYSVEDEDTLDKAATYWLPLIRRCSTSTRCPVVLVGNKIDLVDYSTIEAVYPIMKEFSEIESCIECSAKTLQNVSETFYYAQKAVLHPTTPLYNYDIQELTEECKTALQRIFKICDLDNDGLLNDIELNAFQQWCFNTPLQPQVLEDVKAVLSKNIHDGICNGCVTMKGFMYLQCLFIQRGRNETTWAVLRKFGYDNELQMSKDYVHPPLKVPSGCTTELSHKGQEFLTLLFMQHDRDRDGALSPPEVDSLFSRCLNPPWGDEYKHTVPTNEKGWITFQGYMCQWALLTITNVKKTLEYMAYLGYNMYNNECQTSAVLVTREKKLDLAKKQSSRNVYTCHVIGQKNSGKTTLCRSFVDPKLEKLTDAIIPLTAHVTVNTVHVYGQEKTIILKDINILNVQDALTPTQIQCDAAALVYDTANPKSFEYIARIYIKYFADSKIPVLIIANKSDLAEVKQEYLLQPTSFCSKYKLMPPQPYSVSRAVRREIFVKLATMAAFPPLRRMVHMLFVKPSPTQWWSSFTRHLNQFGLIQQDSVVWWKAGLGIAAATVAGFMVMRVLNTEKR; this comes from the exons ATGGTGCAACGTGTGGTGACACCGAAACGTAGCGTTAGAATTTTGTTAATTGGTGAACGCGGCGTTGGTAAAACATCATTGATATTATCCCTTGTGAGCGAAGAATATGCTGAGGATGTACCTAGCAAAGCCGAGGAGATCACTATACCTGCCGATGTAACTCCTGAACAAGTACCGACTCACATCGTCGATTATTCTG CTGCCGAACAAACGGATGATCAATTGGCAGAGGAAATACAAAAAGCTCATGTAATATGTGTAGTTTATTCCGTTGAGGATGAAGATACTCTTGATAAAGCAGCTACGTATTGGTTACCTCTTATCAGACGATGTTCCACCAGTACCAGATGTCCAGTTGTCCTTGTTGGAAACAAAATTGATTTGGTTGATTATTCTACTATTGAG GCCGTTTATCctataatgaaagaattttcaGAAATTGAAAGTTGTATAGAG TGTTCAGCTAAAACATTACAAAATGTATCCGAGACATTTTATTATGCACAAAAGGCTGTCCTGCATCCAACTACTCctctttataattatgatatccAAGAG cTTACGGAAGAATGTAAAACCGCTcttcaaagaatttttaag ATATGTGATTTAGACAATGATGGCCTGTTAAATGATATAGAGTTAAATGCATTTCAACAGTGGTGTTTTAATACACCGTTACAGCCACAAGTACTTGAAGATGTAAAAGCTGTATTGTCAAAAAATATTCACGATGGAATTTGTAATGGTTGTGTAACTATGAAAG GTTTCATGTATCTCCAATGCTTATTTATTCAACGTGGAAGAAATGAAACAACATGGGCTGTATTACGAAAATTTGGCTACGATAATGAATTACAAATGTCTAAGGATTATGTACATCCACC ATTGAAAGTTCCTTCTGGGTGTACAACTGAATTATCGCACAAGGGACaagaatttttaacattattatttatgcaaCATGATCGTGATCGTGATGGGGCTTTATCTCCACCAGAAGtagattcattattttcacgCTGTTTGAATCCACCATGGGGAGATGAATATAAGCACACAGTGCCAACTAATGAAAAAGGCTGGATTACATTTCAAGGCTACATGTGTCAATGGGCATTATTGACAATtacaaatgttaaaaaaacatTAGAATATATGGCATACCTtggatataatatgtataataacgaATGTCAAACAAGCGCTGTTTTAGTTACTCGTgagaaaaaattagatttagCAAAGAAACAGTCCAGTCGAAATGTTTACACGTGTCATGTAATTGGTCAAAAAAATAGTGGTAAAACGACTCTTTGCAGAAGTTTTGTGGATCCTAAATTGGAg aaattaacaGATGCAATAATACCTTTAACTGCTCATGTTACTGTCAACACGGTTCATGTATATGGTCAAGAaaagacaataatattaaaggatataaatatattaaatgtccAGGATGCTTTAACACCTACACAAATACAATGTGATGCTGCAGCTCTTGTTTACGATACAGCCAATCCTAAATCATTTGAATATATTGCACGAATTTATATt aaatacttCGCAGATAGTAAAATACCAGTTTTAATAATAGCTAACAAAAGTGATCTTGCTGAAGTAAAGCAAGAATATTTACTTCAACCAACAAGTTTTTGCAGTAAGTACAAGTTGATGCCACCACAACCTTATAGTGTGTCTAGGGCTGTGCGACGTGAAATATTTGTCAAATTAGCAACAATGGCAGCATTTCC CCCTTTGAGGCGTATGGTCCACATGTTGTTTGTCAAACCCTCACCCACTCAATGGTGGAGTTCTTTTACAAG acatttaaatcaatttggCCTGATACAACAGGATTCTGTAGTTTGGTGGAAAGCCGGTTTGGGAATCGCAGCAGCCACAGTTGCTGGCTTCATGGTGATGCGTGTCCtaaatacagaaaaaagatAG
- the LOC124956948 gene encoding mitochondrial Rho GTPase isoform X1, whose protein sequence is MVQRVVTPKRSVRILLIGERGVGKTSLILSLVSEEYAEDVPSKAEEITIPADVTPEQVPTHIVDYSAAEQTDDQLAEEIQKAHVICVVYSVEDEDTLDKAATYWLPLIRRCSTSTRCPVVLVGNKIDLVDYSTIEAVYPIMKEFSEIESCIECSAKTLQNVSETFYYAQKAVLHPTTPLYNYDIQELTEECKTALQRIFKICDLDNDGLLNDIELNAFQQWCFNTPLQPQVLEDVKAVLSKNIHDGICNGCVTMKGFMYLQCLFIQRGRNETTWAVLRKFGYDNELQMSKDYVHPPLKVPSGCTTELSHKGQEFLTLLFMQHDRDRDGALSPPEVDSLFSRCLNPPWGDEYKHTVPTNEKGWITFQGYMCQWALLTITNVKKTLEYMAYLGYNMYNNECQTSAVLVTREKKLDLAKKQSSRNVYTCHVIGQKNSGKTTLCRSFVDPKLEKLTDAIIPLTAHVTVNTVHVYGQEKTIILKDINILNVQDALTPTQIQCDAAALVYDTANPKSFEYIARIYIKYFADSKIPVLIIANKSDLAEVKQEYLLQPTSFCSKYKLMPPQPYSVSRAVRREIFVKLATMAAFPRFQPAWVLFYRHSPLRRMVHMLFVKPSPTQWWSSFTRHLNQFGLIQQDSVVWWKAGLGIAAATVAGFMVMRVLNTEKR, encoded by the exons ATGGTGCAACGTGTGGTGACACCGAAACGTAGCGTTAGAATTTTGTTAATTGGTGAACGCGGCGTTGGTAAAACATCATTGATATTATCCCTTGTGAGCGAAGAATATGCTGAGGATGTACCTAGCAAAGCCGAGGAGATCACTATACCTGCCGATGTAACTCCTGAACAAGTACCGACTCACATCGTCGATTATTCTG CTGCCGAACAAACGGATGATCAATTGGCAGAGGAAATACAAAAAGCTCATGTAATATGTGTAGTTTATTCCGTTGAGGATGAAGATACTCTTGATAAAGCAGCTACGTATTGGTTACCTCTTATCAGACGATGTTCCACCAGTACCAGATGTCCAGTTGTCCTTGTTGGAAACAAAATTGATTTGGTTGATTATTCTACTATTGAG GCCGTTTATCctataatgaaagaattttcaGAAATTGAAAGTTGTATAGAG TGTTCAGCTAAAACATTACAAAATGTATCCGAGACATTTTATTATGCACAAAAGGCTGTCCTGCATCCAACTACTCctctttataattatgatatccAAGAG cTTACGGAAGAATGTAAAACCGCTcttcaaagaatttttaag ATATGTGATTTAGACAATGATGGCCTGTTAAATGATATAGAGTTAAATGCATTTCAACAGTGGTGTTTTAATACACCGTTACAGCCACAAGTACTTGAAGATGTAAAAGCTGTATTGTCAAAAAATATTCACGATGGAATTTGTAATGGTTGTGTAACTATGAAAG GTTTCATGTATCTCCAATGCTTATTTATTCAACGTGGAAGAAATGAAACAACATGGGCTGTATTACGAAAATTTGGCTACGATAATGAATTACAAATGTCTAAGGATTATGTACATCCACC ATTGAAAGTTCCTTCTGGGTGTACAACTGAATTATCGCACAAGGGACaagaatttttaacattattatttatgcaaCATGATCGTGATCGTGATGGGGCTTTATCTCCACCAGAAGtagattcattattttcacgCTGTTTGAATCCACCATGGGGAGATGAATATAAGCACACAGTGCCAACTAATGAAAAAGGCTGGATTACATTTCAAGGCTACATGTGTCAATGGGCATTATTGACAATtacaaatgttaaaaaaacatTAGAATATATGGCATACCTtggatataatatgtataataacgaATGTCAAACAAGCGCTGTTTTAGTTACTCGTgagaaaaaattagatttagCAAAGAAACAGTCCAGTCGAAATGTTTACACGTGTCATGTAATTGGTCAAAAAAATAGTGGTAAAACGACTCTTTGCAGAAGTTTTGTGGATCCTAAATTGGAg aaattaacaGATGCAATAATACCTTTAACTGCTCATGTTACTGTCAACACGGTTCATGTATATGGTCAAGAaaagacaataatattaaaggatataaatatattaaatgtccAGGATGCTTTAACACCTACACAAATACAATGTGATGCTGCAGCTCTTGTTTACGATACAGCCAATCCTAAATCATTTGAATATATTGCACGAATTTATATt aaatacttCGCAGATAGTAAAATACCAGTTTTAATAATAGCTAACAAAAGTGATCTTGCTGAAGTAAAGCAAGAATATTTACTTCAACCAACAAGTTTTTGCAGTAAGTACAAGTTGATGCCACCACAACCTTATAGTGTGTCTAGGGCTGTGCGACGTGAAATATTTGTCAAATTAGCAACAATGGCAGCATTTCC CCGCTTTCAACCAGCGTgggtattattttatagacaCAG CCCTTTGAGGCGTATGGTCCACATGTTGTTTGTCAAACCCTCACCCACTCAATGGTGGAGTTCTTTTACAAG acatttaaatcaatttggCCTGATACAACAGGATTCTGTAGTTTGGTGGAAAGCCGGTTTGGGAATCGCAGCAGCCACAGTTGCTGGCTTCATGGTGATGCGTGTCCtaaatacagaaaaaagatAG
- the LOC124956950 gene encoding coiled-coil-helix-coiled-coil-helix domain-containing protein 10, mitochondrial-like, whose amino-acid sequence MAGRQKTGMKSGKAGKSRPSSPAHPPPSRQQRGYTTTTQDRKTNPINPKSSTDNFQSIASTAAGVAAGSVIGHVIGNALSTGIRHGNSVNAESSSDYANVIEEICSPEIRQFFECASKNEDLNNCKSFHNTWFECQKRYSQDRSQA is encoded by the exons atggcTGGACGTCAGAAAACAGGAATGAAAAGCGGAAAAGCGGGAAAAAGTCGACCATCGTCACCAGCACACCCACCACCGTCTCGTCAACAACGGGG GTATACTACAACTACACAAGATCGTAAAACAAATCCTATAAATCCTAAAAGTTCGACtgataattttcaaagtatAGCTAGTACTGCTGCAGGAGTAGCCGCTGGTTCTGTAATa GGTCATGTTATTGGAAATGCATTATCTACTGGTATAAGACATGGAAATTCTGTGAACGCAGAATCGTCTTCCGATTATGCAAATGTAATCGAAGAGATATGCTCACCAGAAATTCGACAATTTTTTGAGTGTGCTTCAAAGAACGAAGAccttaataattgtaaaagcTTTCACAACACTTGGTTCGAGTGTCAAAAAAGATACAGTCAAGATCGTTCGCAAgcttaa
- the LOC124956949 gene encoding coiled-coil-helix-coiled-coil-helix domain-containing protein 2 has translation MPRRGRAAGPPPRSVRPASPTRAAPPPRAAAPAAHPPAHAAPATPMVAQPAAQQPSLMGQMAATAGGVAIGSAVGHTIGHAMTGLFSGSSSETAAAPAAAPVQAQNSSVSTPVNGACSWEVKQFLECAQNQSDLTLCDGFNEALRQCKTANNII, from the exons ATGCCACGACGTGGACGAGCAGCGGGCCCTCCACCAAGGAG TGTAAGGCCAGCATCACCAACAAGAGCTGCACCACCACCAAGAGCTGCAGCTCCAGCAGCTCATCCTCCAGCACATGCTGCTCCAGCAACACCAATGGTTGCTCAACCAGCAGCTCAACAGCCATCTCTTATGGGACAAATGGCTGCTACTGCTGGAGGAGTAGCTATTGGATCGGCCGTTGGTCATACCATTGGTCATGCCATGACTGGATTATTCAGTGGAAGTTCAAGCGAGACAGCAGCTGCACCTGCAGCAGCTCCTGTTCAAGCACAAAACTCTTCAGTTTCTACACCGGTCAATGGAGCTTGTTCCTGGGAAGTTAAGCAATTCCTAGAATGTGCTCAGAATCAATCCGATCTAACTCTTTGTGATGGTTTCAATGAAGCTCTTCGTCAATGCAAAACTGCTAACA ataTTATCTAA